In Juglans microcarpa x Juglans regia isolate MS1-56 chromosome 8D, Jm3101_v1.0, whole genome shotgun sequence, the following are encoded in one genomic region:
- the LOC121242770 gene encoding cytochrome P450 CYP82D47-like — protein MAIILALFLFLLFLLWIWRRTQKAAPQKILPPKAGGAWPIIGHLHLLGGTQPAHITLGDMADKNGPIFSIKLGMHRAIVVSSSKIAKECFTTNDKIFANCPKSLATELMGYNYAMFVFSPYGSYWHHVRRIATLEVLSNQRIEMLKHIRESEVNTAIKEIYELSTKNNNALVEMRRWFGYVTLNVVFMMVIKKRFAWAATKDENEGNDQCQNTMRDFFVLSGIFVAADVLPYLRWLDLGGYEKAMKKIAKKLDHELEGWLEEHKQRRISEGVKEGHQDFMDVMLSIVIDSEEISSYDADTITKATCLGLILGGTGTTTTTMTWALSLLLNNREALKKAQQELDLQIGRDRLVMESDVKNLVYLQAVIKETMRLYPAAPLSLPHESLEDCSLAGYHIPTGTRLLVNLSKIHRDPQVWTDPTEFRPERFLTSHKDVDLKGQHFVLIPFGSGRRVCPGISFALQVMQLTLANFLHAFEITTVTTDEPVDMIEKVGLTSLKATPLEVYLTPRLPSSAYA, from the exons ATGGCCATCATACTTGCcctatttctctttttgttatttCTATTGTGGATATGGAGGAGAACCCAAAAAGCTGCCCCCCAAAAAATACTCCCACCAAAAGCAGGTGGTGCATGGCCTATAATCGGCCACCTCCACCTATTAGGAGGGACGCAACCAGCCCATATAACCCTAGGTGACATGGCCGACAAGAACGGACCAATCTTCAGTATCAAGTTGGGCATGCATAGAGCTATAGTGGTAAGCAGTTCAAAGATAGCTAAAGAGTGTTTCACTACCAACGATAAAATCTTTGCCAACTGTCCAAAATCTTTGGCGACAGAACTCATGGGTTACAACTATGCCATGTTCGTTTTCAGCCCATATGGTTCCTATTGGCATCATGTTCGAAGAATAGCCACTCTTGAGGTCCTCTCAAATCAACGTATCGAGATGTTGAAACACATCCGAGAGTCAGAGGTAAACACGGCCATAAAAGAGATATACGAGTTGTCGACCAAGAACAATAACGCATTAGTGGAGATGAGAAGATGGTTCGGCTATGTAACCCTAAACGTTGTGTTTATGATGGTTATAAAGAAGCGATTTGCTTGGGCTGCTACCAAGGATGAGAATGAAGGAAATGATCAATGTCAAAACACGATGAGAGATTTCTTTGTGCTGAGTGGGATATTTGTAGCAGCAGATGTGCTTCCATATCTTAGATGGTTGGACTTGGGTGGGTACGAGAAGGCAATGaagaaaatagcaaaaaaattAGACCATGAGCTTGAAGGATGGCTAGAAGAACACAAGCAAAGAAGAATTTCCGAGGGGGTAAAGGAGGGACATCAAGACTTTATGGATGTGATGTTGTCTATTGTCATTGACAGTGAGGAGATTTCTAGTTATGATGCTGATACAATCACCAAGGCTACTTGTCTG GGCCTCATCTTAGGTGGTACTGGTACAACGACGACGACAATGACATGGGCGCTCTCTCTACTTCTTAATAACCGAGAGGCTCTTAAGAAAGCCCAACAAGAATTAGACCTCCAGATTGGTAGAGACAGGTTAGTGATGGAATCAGACGTGAAAAACCTAGTCTATCTCCAAGCTGTCATCAAAGAAACAATGCGTTTATATCCCGCTGCACCACTTTCTCTGCCGCACGAGTCTCTTGAGGATTGTAGTTTGGCAGGTTACCACATCCCAACGGGCACCCGTCTTCTTGTTAATCTATCAAAGATTCATAGAGATCCACAAGTGTGGACAGATCCAACAGAATTTCGCCCAGAAAGATTCCTTACAAGCCACAAAGATGTTGACTTGAAGGGCCAGCATTTTGTGCTCATACCATTTGGTAGCGGGAGGAGAGTTTGTCCAGGAATCTCATTCGCACTTCAAGTTATGCAACTCACACTTGCTAACTTCTTGCATGCCTTTGAGATTACGACAGTAACAACAGATGAACCAGTAGACATGATTGAGAAAGTCGGACTTACATCCCTGAAAGCCACCCCACTAGAAGTCTATCTCACTCCACGCCTTCCTTCCTCAGCATATGCATGA